A region of Anolis sagrei isolate rAnoSag1 chromosome 2, rAnoSag1.mat, whole genome shotgun sequence DNA encodes the following proteins:
- the LOC132765892 gene encoding zinc finger and SCAN domain-containing protein 31-like isoform X5, producing MEEPNPASLQLEQGTPREGGKAGSRVQSQYMPTWKVPEEGNGLPGQRMQQHWEAQWQEFLKTLQSPSLACASLPPAEETPWEDAKAFLASFEQVAKACRWPKEEWAARLLPALSGEAEQAFQSLEAEDREDYGKVKAAILRTEALSVELQRQHFRQFCCQVVEDPRRVYSQVQELCSRWLKPERRSKEQILELLVLEQFLASLPQDLQGWVRGAGPETCSQAVALAEDFLLERQQETNSAKWQGLLDCKDTDVSLHRVERTLSQPGQQTTFWQVLQEEGGNAQPFGEEKATSLKVEASQPGWDELEERPGAVPLVNQGNGPLTVEMCGERSDEKGCWKEMKISPQVESLPAEASQWSLPVTSNILKMRYQLRDQQSKHLVETERKHTKNLIAADNKASTDMGNALFSKYGRKYHNVSDEFVDLNPRKKDAECPEDGERRKSHGQSLQRSQNVPTGRKLHKCATCENVFRCRGHLLRHQRSHTGQKPYQCAQCKKCFGQKGTLVRHQASHTGVKPYNCSQCGKCFAQRHHLKEHQRIHTGEKPHECSQCGKCFTRRVSLKRHQRIHTGEKPYECSQCGKCFRQSSHLIFHQKIHTGKPYSSLYVVEASLGDIC from the exons ATGGAGGAGCCGAATCCTGCAAGTCTGCAGCTGGAACAAGGAACtccaagagaaggagggaaagctgGAAGCAGGGTTCAGTCCCAATATATGCCAACATGGAAAGTTCCAGAAGAAGGCAACGGCCTTCCAGGTCAAAGGATGCAACAGCACTGGGAAGCCCAATGGCAGGAGTTCCTGAAGACCCTCCAGTCACCTTCCTTGGCATGCGCAAGCCTTCCACCAGCAGAAGAAACGCCATGGGAGGACGCCAAGGCCTTCCTGGCGTCCTTCGAGCAAGTGGCCAAAGCCTGTCGGTGGCCAAAGGAAGAGTGGGCGGCCCGGCTGTTGCCTGCATTGAGTGGAGAAGCAGAGCAGGCCTTTCAGAGCCTGGAAGCCGAAGACAGGGAGGATTATGGGAAAGTGAAGGCAGCCATCTTGAGAACGGAGGCCCTGAGCGTGGAGCTGCAGCGCCAGCATTTTCGGCAGTTCTGCTGCCAAGTGGTGGAGGATCCACGAAGGGTTTACAGCCAAGTCCAGGAGCTTTGCAGTCGGTGGCTGAAGCCGGAGAGACGCAGCAAGGAGCAGATCCTGGAGCTGCTggtcctggagcagttcctggccaGTCTTCCTCAAGACCTGCAAGGATGGGTCCGAGGCGCAGGGCCGGAGACCTGTTCCCAGGCTGTGGCCCTGGCAGAGGACTTCCTCCTCGAGAGGCAGCAAGAGACCAATTCAGCCAAGTGGCAG GGTCTTCTGGACTGCAAAGACACAGACGTATCTTTGCACAGGGTTGAGCGGACGCTGTCCCAGCCGGGCCAACAGACAACCTTCTGGCAAGTCCTGCAGGAGGAGGGCGGAAACGCCCAGCCGTTTG GTGAGGAGAAGGCAACTTCGCTCAAAGTGGAGGCGTCTCAACCTGGATGGGATGAGCTGGAGGAAAGGCCCGGGGCAGTGCCACTTGTAAACCAAGGAAATGGACCGTTGACGGTGGAGATGTGTGGAGAAAGAA gTGATGAAAAGGGATGTTGGAAAGAGATGAAGATATCTCCTCAGGTGGAGTCATTGCCAGCCGAAGCATCTCAGTGGAGTTTGCCTGTGACATCCAACATTCTTAAGATGAGATACCAGCTCAGAGATCAGCAGTCGAAGCACTTAGTGGAGACAGAGAGGAAACACACCAAAAACCTCATAGCTGCTGATAATAAAGCTTCCACAGACATGGGGAATGCCTTGTTCTCCAAGTATGGGAGAAAATACCACAATGTGTCAGATGAGTTTGTTGATCTAAACCCAAGAAAAAAAGATGCTGAATGTCCTGAAGATGGAGAAAGACGCAAGAGCCACGGACAGTCATTACAGAGATCCCAAAATGTTCCTACAGGAAGGAAACTGCATAAATGTGCGACTTGTGAGAATGTCTTCAGATGTAGAGGGCACCTGTTACGTCACCAGCGAAGTCACACTGGACAAAAGCCATACCAATGTGCTCAGTGTAAGAAATGCTTTGGCCAGAAAGGTACGCTGGTAAGACACCAGGCAAGCCATACTGGGGTGAAACCCTATAACTGCTCTCAGTGTGGCAAGTGTTTTGCTCAGAGACATCACTTGAAGGagcatcaaagaattcacactggagagaaaccccaTGAATGCTCTCAGTGTGGAAAGTGCTTCACTCGGAGAGTCAGCTTGAAGAGGCATCAACGAATtcatactggagagaaaccctatgaatgttcTCAATGTGGGAAATGCTTCCGACAGAGCTCACATTTGATTTTCCACCAGAAAATCCATACTGGAAAACCCTATAGTTCCCTGTATGTGGTAGAGGCCTCCCTTGGTGATATCTGTTGA